One Mailhella massiliensis DNA segment encodes these proteins:
- a CDS encoding alanine/glycine:cation symporter family protein, with protein MEWLTLINNFVWGPCMLVLLFGTGLYLTIGLRFFTIRNFARGLHHAWAGRRQDSEHGEISPFNALMTALAGDIGTGNIVGVATAIYMGGPGALFWMWMTALVGMATKFSEVLLAVHFRERTPAGNWVGGAMFFIKNGLGRRWMWLGSAFALFGIVACIGTGAMVQSNAIGGVLKASFGIPFEVSAVVLLLLSGLVLLGGVKRIAAVAGKIVPVMALCYAAMALLVIVMHISEVPGIFAMVLREAFTPTAAQGGAAGASIMMAIRMGMARGIFSNEAGLGTAPMAHAAASTRSPMTQATIGMLDTFIDTIVVCSLTAFALLVTGLWSNGQEGAAVTSAAFESVLPGVGGIVVTVCLSLFAFTTAMSWCVYGERCAIYFFGDRAQLPFRVVYCIAIPVGILIKLDLVWLLADTCNALMAIPNLIAILLLSPVLFKLVKQEEASFRSECAKDD; from the coding sequence ATGGAATGGCTCACGCTCATCAACAACTTCGTCTGGGGCCCCTGTATGCTGGTGCTCCTTTTCGGCACCGGCCTGTATCTCACCATCGGGCTGCGTTTCTTCACCATACGCAACTTCGCCCGGGGGCTGCACCATGCCTGGGCCGGACGCAGGCAGGATTCGGAGCACGGGGAGATTTCTCCCTTCAATGCGCTCATGACGGCCCTTGCCGGCGACATAGGCACCGGCAACATCGTGGGCGTGGCCACGGCCATTTACATGGGCGGCCCCGGCGCGCTGTTCTGGATGTGGATGACGGCCCTTGTGGGTATGGCCACCAAGTTCAGCGAAGTGCTGCTTGCCGTGCACTTCCGGGAACGTACCCCGGCAGGCAACTGGGTGGGCGGAGCCATGTTCTTCATTAAAAACGGCCTGGGGCGCCGCTGGATGTGGTTGGGAAGCGCGTTTGCGCTTTTCGGCATCGTGGCCTGCATAGGCACGGGCGCCATGGTGCAGAGCAACGCCATAGGCGGCGTGCTGAAGGCGAGCTTCGGCATTCCCTTTGAAGTTTCCGCCGTGGTTCTTCTTCTGCTTTCCGGTCTGGTGCTGCTCGGCGGGGTGAAGCGCATCGCCGCCGTGGCGGGCAAGATCGTTCCCGTCATGGCCCTTTGCTATGCGGCCATGGCGCTGCTGGTCATCGTCATGCATATAAGCGAAGTGCCCGGCATTTTCGCCATGGTTCTGCGCGAGGCATTCACGCCCACGGCGGCCCAGGGCGGCGCGGCGGGCGCTTCCATCATGATGGCCATACGCATGGGCATGGCGCGCGGCATCTTCTCCAACGAAGCCGGTCTCGGCACGGCCCCCATGGCTCATGCCGCGGCTTCCACCCGTTCCCCCATGACGCAGGCCACCATCGGCATGCTCGATACCTTCATCGACACCATCGTGGTGTGCAGCCTCACGGCCTTCGCACTGCTGGTCACGGGCCTGTGGAGCAACGGGCAGGAAGGCGCGGCCGTGACTTCCGCCGCCTTTGAAAGCGTGCTGCCCGGCGTAGGCGGCATCGTGGTGACGGTGTGCCTTTCCCTCTTCGCCTTCACCACCGCCATGAGCTGGTGCGTGTACGGCGAACGCTGCGCCATCTACTTCTTCGGCGACAGGGCGCAGCTTCCCTTCCGTGTGGTGTACTGCATCGCCATTCCCGTGGGCATACTCATCAAGCTCGATCTGGTATGGCTGCTGGCCGATACCTGCAACGCGCTCATGGCCATTCCCAACCTTATCGCCATCCTGCTGCTCAGCCCCGTGCTTTTCAAGCTGGTGAAGCAGGAGGAGGCCTCCTTCCGTTCCGAATGCGCGAAGGACGACTGA
- a CDS encoding aryl-sulfate sulfotransferase codes for MRKLVAFLAGTALAAGLCAAPATSSAYEAICGPLGVLHYQKEKSYGGFVLYTNHLGGTKTYLIDLEGNVVHEWNHGRQAFMAELLPNGHLLRAEQGPGSPVTFGGWHGSLREYDWDGNVVWEYTIRDENKVAHHGFDRLPNGNTAMLVWEKMSWDEMIAKGRDPKDPTIYKDGFKYPDGKVLEGVWPDAIIEVDPSGKVVWEFHVKDNIGTGKDQWDPNYHLPFGYMPAYFAGPDWTHWNSIRYNPETDQYLVNSRDWGEMYIIDRKTKKMVWRWGNPYAYGAGTKEQGYARDGDQILFGSHDCNWLPNGNLSIFDNGTMRPSGNHSAAYEIERDGTFNGGKIVWSFKTKDPNSFYSDYQSAAQKLPNGNWQITATNNGHVFEVTPEGEVVWEFVNPMSGDEPYCVRKDNNPWTQIHRAFRYAADSPQLKGRDLKPIRKLAPSCPDWKSLLEYKPSPNGGRPPKVENAPTSDQKGYDYALPKK; via the coding sequence ATGCGTAAACTCGTCGCCTTTCTGGCCGGCACGGCCCTTGCTGCGGGCCTCTGTGCCGCTCCCGCCACGTCTTCGGCCTACGAAGCCATCTGCGGCCCCCTGGGCGTGCTTCACTACCAGAAGGAAAAGTCCTACGGCGGTTTTGTGCTCTACACCAACCACCTGGGCGGCACCAAAACCTACCTCATCGACCTTGAGGGCAACGTGGTGCACGAATGGAATCACGGCCGCCAGGCCTTCATGGCCGAGCTTCTGCCCAACGGGCACCTGCTGCGCGCCGAACAGGGCCCCGGCTCTCCGGTGACCTTCGGCGGCTGGCACGGCAGCCTGCGCGAATACGACTGGGACGGCAATGTGGTATGGGAATACACCATACGCGACGAGAACAAGGTCGCCCATCACGGCTTCGACCGCCTGCCCAACGGCAACACCGCCATGCTTGTATGGGAAAAGATGAGCTGGGATGAAATGATCGCCAAGGGCCGCGACCCCAAGGACCCGACCATCTACAAGGACGGCTTCAAGTACCCCGACGGCAAGGTGCTGGAAGGCGTGTGGCCCGACGCCATCATCGAAGTGGACCCCAGCGGCAAAGTCGTGTGGGAATTCCATGTGAAGGACAATATCGGCACGGGCAAGGACCAGTGGGACCCGAACTATCATCTGCCCTTCGGCTATATGCCCGCCTACTTCGCCGGGCCCGACTGGACGCACTGGAACTCCATCCGCTACAACCCCGAGACCGACCAGTATCTGGTGAACTCCCGCGACTGGGGTGAAATGTACATCATCGACAGAAAGACCAAGAAGATGGTCTGGCGCTGGGGCAACCCCTACGCCTACGGCGCGGGCACCAAGGAACAGGGCTACGCCCGCGACGGCGACCAGATTCTCTTCGGTTCCCACGACTGCAACTGGCTGCCCAACGGCAACCTGAGCATCTTCGACAACGGCACCATGCGCCCCAGCGGCAACCACAGCGCCGCCTATGAAATAGAACGCGACGGCACCTTCAACGGCGGCAAGATCGTGTGGTCGTTCAAGACCAAGGACCCGAACAGCTTCTATTCCGACTACCAGAGCGCCGCGCAGAAGCTCCCCAACGGCAACTGGCAGATCACGGCCACCAACAACGGCCATGTGTTCGAAGTGACGCCCGAGGGCGAAGTGGTGTGGGAATTCGTGAACCCCATGTCCGGCGACGAGCCCTACTGCGTGAGAAAGGACAACAATCCCTGGACGCAGATTCACCGCGCCTTCCGCTATGCGGCCGATTCCCCGCAGCTCAAGGGCCGCGACTTGAAGCCCATCCGCAAGCTCGCGCCTTCCTGCCCCGACTGGAAGAGCCTGCTTGAATACAAGCCTTCCCCCAACGGCGGCAGACCTCCGAAGGTGGAAAACGCTCCTACCTCCGACCAGAAGGGTTATGACTACGCTCTGCCCAAGAAGTAA
- a CDS encoding N-acetylmuramoyl-L-alanine amidase — MLQKHSLPALICLVFCLFFCMSAPASAANPPDYERAKAQLARLKEGNPGANSWQACADAFREVYDNNPKWNLRVAALFRCGVALEEKAKVTGSSVDAKKAASVYEQSARKFPYSALADDALFRAAVVYNELLKDQKKARVHLEHIARRYSRADHAKIAAEYREQMDGKKASVSSSSSGGKAPAKVTRPGKAGSHMLAAQLGLSVRTIIIDPGHGGRDPGAMHNGVVERDVNLDVAQRLEKILEKLGYKVLLTRSGNKGISLADRVNFSRRNKGDLFISIHVNAAENTSISGLETYILDFARTSSASRLAMVENADSGRLGDMDKILTEILTGARTSESRRLAENIQKSTLSYLKKNGVSTRNGGVKGAPFFVLVGSSMPSVLVEIGYCTNKSEASRLKSSKHRQRLAQGLANGIHAYARSLLQK, encoded by the coding sequence ATGCTTCAGAAACACAGCCTTCCCGCCCTGATCTGTCTTGTCTTCTGCCTTTTTTTCTGTATGTCGGCTCCGGCGTCTGCCGCCAATCCGCCAGACTATGAAAGGGCCAAGGCGCAGCTTGCCCGCTTGAAGGAAGGCAACCCGGGGGCCAATTCCTGGCAGGCCTGTGCCGATGCCTTCCGCGAGGTGTACGACAACAACCCCAAGTGGAACCTGCGCGTGGCGGCGCTGTTCCGCTGCGGCGTGGCTCTGGAGGAGAAGGCCAAGGTTACCGGTTCGTCGGTGGATGCGAAAAAGGCCGCTTCCGTGTACGAACAGTCGGCCAGGAAGTTTCCCTACAGCGCCCTTGCCGACGACGCGCTCTTCCGCGCCGCCGTGGTGTACAACGAGCTTTTGAAGGATCAGAAAAAGGCCCGCGTACACCTCGAGCACATCGCCCGCCGCTACTCCCGGGCCGATCATGCCAAAATAGCGGCGGAATACCGCGAGCAGATGGACGGGAAAAAGGCTTCCGTCTCAAGCAGTTCTTCAGGCGGAAAAGCGCCTGCAAAGGTGACCAGGCCGGGCAAGGCTGGTTCGCACATGCTTGCCGCGCAGCTCGGGCTTTCGGTTCGCACCATCATCATCGATCCGGGGCACGGCGGGCGCGACCCCGGGGCCATGCACAACGGCGTGGTGGAACGCGACGTGAATCTGGACGTGGCGCAGCGCCTGGAAAAGATTCTGGAAAAGCTGGGCTACAAGGTATTGCTCACGCGCAGCGGCAACAAGGGCATATCGCTGGCGGACCGCGTGAACTTCAGCCGCCGCAACAAGGGCGATCTGTTCATATCCATCCATGTGAACGCGGCGGAAAACACCTCCATCAGCGGGCTGGAAACCTATATCCTCGACTTTGCGCGGACAAGTTCCGCCAGCCGCCTGGCCATGGTGGAAAACGCAGACAGTGGCCGCCTCGGCGACATGGACAAGATTCTTACCGAAATTCTCACCGGTGCGCGCACAAGCGAATCGCGCCGCCTTGCGGAGAATATTCAGAAGTCCACGCTGAGCTACCTGAAAAAGAACGGCGTAAGCACCCGCAACGGCGGGGTGAAGGGCGCGCCGTTCTTCGTGCTGGTGGGCTCTTCCATGCCCAGCGTGCTGGTGGAAATTGGCTACTGCACCAACAAGAGCGAGGCCTCGCGCCTGAAAAGCAGCAAGCACCGGCAGAGGCTGGCCCAGGGCCTTGCCAACGGCATACATGCCTATGCACGGAGCCTCCTGCAGAAGTAG
- a CDS encoding substrate-binding periplasmic protein — MLRIAEGFRVVAAVVLISFFFFEGTAARAENAERPPLRVGMERDYPPFCMVDEQGNVSGFDFDIATALCRNMKRECVILPMAFQDILDAMEQGRLDIAVAGLAVKPDRLRYMNFSDSYYHSRSIYITGREVSVTKEWMRGKKLGTQSGTAQRSLAEKMWKDVAVLCEYPDHLSMIDALKAGEVDVVIIDGLAAYDFLLSREGSTYSMQALPLELDSPTNNACIGVRKDDAQLLRDVNAFLNDIRLSGEYSRIARKYFPFSIY, encoded by the coding sequence ATGTTGCGCATTGCCGAGGGGTTTCGCGTCGTCGCGGCAGTCGTGCTCATATCGTTTTTTTTCTTTGAGGGAACGGCCGCCCGGGCGGAAAACGCGGAGCGTCCTCCGCTCAGAGTGGGCATGGAGCGTGATTATCCCCCGTTCTGCATGGTGGATGAACAGGGAAATGTTTCCGGCTTCGATTTCGATATCGCTACCGCCCTCTGCAGGAACATGAAGCGCGAATGCGTCATTCTTCCTATGGCCTTTCAGGATATTCTTGACGCCATGGAGCAGGGGCGTCTGGATATCGCCGTGGCCGGACTGGCGGTGAAGCCCGACAGGCTGCGCTATATGAACTTCAGCGACAGTTACTATCATTCCCGTTCCATATACATTACCGGACGCGAGGTGTCGGTGACGAAGGAATGGATGCGGGGAAAGAAGCTCGGCACGCAGAGCGGAACCGCGCAGCGGTCGCTTGCCGAAAAAATGTGGAAAGATGTGGCCGTGCTCTGTGAATATCCCGATCATCTGAGCATGATCGACGCCCTGAAGGCGGGGGAAGTGGATGTCGTCATCATCGACGGGCTCGCGGCGTACGACTTTCTTCTGAGCAGGGAAGGTTCGACCTACTCCATGCAGGCCCTGCCGCTGGAGCTGGACAGCCCGACGAACAATGCGTGCATAGGAGTGAGAAAGGACGACGCGCAGCTGCTGCGAGACGTCAATGCCTTCCTCAATGATATAAGGCTCAGCGGCGAATACAGCCGTATCGCGCGCAAGTATTTCCCCTTCAGCATCTATTGA